The DNA region CTGAGCGCGAGACAGAGCAGTGCGGCTCCCGCCAAGGCCGGCAGCACCCACCATCCCAGCTCGCCTCGAAGTATGTATAAGGACGGGACATAATTCACGAGTCCGACCGGAACGAGGACCAGAAGAATGGACGACATCCATTTCGGATACAGCGTCAGCGGGTATTGGGCTGCGGTCCTTGCGGCATCCTCCGTCAGATTCTGCAGCTCGGTGATTCGGGTCGTCCAGAAGCCGAAGGTTGCGGTAGCAAGTCCGATCGAGAACAGGATGACTGCCCCGGTCAGGATAATGTATACCGACTGCGGTACAGCGCTCCATCCCACCTGGCCGCTCCCCATCATACCGCTCAACGACCACCAGAGCAGAAAGCCGCCCTGCAGCACTTCGCCAAGCATGATGCGGAATTTTTGCGGCATCAGCGCAAGCA from Paenibacillus ihbetae includes:
- a CDS encoding ABC transporter permease, which translates into the protein MTAKSWLSLYALLIRTSIKSRMQYKFNFVLASILAALIQISEFLMVAIVLYKFGAIQGWSMHEIGYLFAVMTLSKTLYRTFADEVHHLEKYLVNGELDQLLTRPMPVLLALMPQKFRIMLGEVLQGGFLLWWSLSGMMGSGQVGWSAVPQSVYIILTGAVILFSIGLATATFGFWTTRITELQNLTEDAARTAAQYPLTLYPKWMSSILLVLVPVGLVNYVPSLYILRGELGWWVLPALAGAALLCLALSLKFWQFGLTKYQSTGS